The following proteins are co-located in the Spea bombifrons isolate aSpeBom1 chromosome 3, aSpeBom1.2.pri, whole genome shotgun sequence genome:
- the NEK2 gene encoding serine/threonine-protein kinase Nek2, with translation MPSRVEDYEVLYTIGSGSYGKCQKIRRKSDGKVLVWKELDYGTMTEAEKQMLVSEVNLLRELKHPNIVRYYDRIIDRTNTTLYIVMEYCEGGDLASLIAKCTKDRQYLEEEFILRVFGQLALALKDCHRRGDGGHTVLHRDLKPANIFLDAKKNVKVGDFGLARILHHDTSFAKTFVGTPYYMSPEQMNRMSYNEKSDIWSLGCLMYELCALSPPFTAYNQKELAEKIREGKFRRIPYRYSEELNRIITTMLNLKDYLRPSIEEILQHPLLVEYVLEEQSKMSEKKVRRSAEPERIHQSDPVSSELRLKEQQLQARENALRDREELLEQRERELCVRERLAEDKLTRAESLMKNFNLMKEQRLFGAAFDNGLGGCLNASVTRNKKVHFGHESKENRSQDKYALPQEKCAEVKKRLHAADVRAKALFEMEKNYQLKSRQILGMR, from the exons ATGCCGTCTCGCGTAGAGGATTACGAGGTTCTCTATACCATCGGTTCCGGTTCGTACGGGAAGTGCCAAAAGATCCGTCGGAAGTCGGACGGGAAG gtACTGGTATGGAAGGAGTTGGACTATGGCACGATGACGGAGGCTGAAAAGCAAATGCTGGTCTCTGAGGTTAACCTATTGCGGGAACTGAAACATCCAAACATCGTCCGCTACTATGACCGTATCATTGACCGAACAAACACCACTCTTTATATAGTGATGGAGTACTGTGAAGGTGGGGACTTGGCAAGCCTTATTGCAAAATGCACAAAAGACAG GCAATACTTAGAAGAAGAATTTATTTTGCGTGTCTTTGGCCAACTTGCCCTAGCTCTAAAGGATTGCCACAGAAGAGGTGATGGTGGTCACACTGTCCTTCATCGTGATCTCAAACCTGCCAACATCTTTCTAGATGCTAAAAAGAATGTAAAAGTTGGAGATTTTGGATTGGCTAGAATACTTCACCATGACACGAGCTTTGCAAAAACATTTGTTGGAACTCCTTATTACATGTCTCCT GAGCAGATGAATAGGATGTCCTATAATGAAAAGTCTGATATCTGGTCATTAGGATGCCTTATGTATGAGCTTTGCGCCCTCTC GCCACCGTTTACTGCTTATAATCAGAAGGAACTAGCAGAAAAAATAAGAGAAGGTAAATTTAGACGGATCCCATATCGCTATTCAGAAGAATTGAATAGAATAATTACGACCATGTTAAATCTGAAG GACTACTTGAGGCCCTCAATAGAAGAGATTTTGCAACATCCCCTATTAGTTGAATATGTTCTAGAAGAGCAAAGTAAAATGTCTGAAAAGAAGGTCAGGAGGTCGGCAGAACCAGAGCGTATTCACCAATCTGACCCTGTGTCTTCAGAACTTCGGCTTAAAGAGCAACAGTTGCAAGCCAGAGAGAATGCTTTACGGGACCGGGAAGAGCTCCTAGAAC AGAGGGAGCGAGAGCTATGTGTGCGTGAAAGACTGGCAGAAGATAAACTTACAAG GGCAGAAAGCTTGATGAAGAACTTCAACTTAATGAAGGAGCAACGTTTGTTTGGAGCTGCTTTTGACAATGGCCTAG GTGGATGTCTGAATGCATCTGTAACACGGAATAAGAAGGTCCACTTTGGTCATGAAAGCAAAGAGAACAGGAGCCAGGACAAGTATGCATTGCCGCAGGAGAAGTGCGCGGAGGTGAAGAAACGGCTCCACGCAGCTGATGTGCGTGCCAAGGCCTTATTTGAAATGGAGAAAAACTATCAGCTGAAAAGCCGGCAGATCCTGGGCATGCGTTAA